TATCAGAAAACATAGTATAATGTTCTACAATATAGCAGTAAAGTACCCGACTTACGATTCTTGTTCAATTCCTCCTGTTGCAAAAATCAAGACCAAAACCTTAATTATTCATCATAATATCTGGGTTAAAGAAGTTAGATGCAAGAACTAATAAAGCTGGCTAACTggatcattttccaacagtgagaaaAATATGCCCTCCATATAAAGTACCACAGCGAGACATCTGTCTAAACATGATGGTCTATAGCAATAAAAAAGACTGCACCTGAAGCCTTCGCACAAGATCTTCATGACTTTGCAGACCGGCAGGTTTGCTGACAGCTTTTTTTGCATTGCTTAAGCGTTGAGAAACTTTTGCCTATTCAACGTGAGAGACTCCCATGTAACATCAAGCAAATCACTTCTCAAGTCGTGTTTTTCAGTTAATGCTCAGAATATCTAACATTCATACTAACAAccatgcaattttaagtttcagtACTTAAATTAGCAGATCAAGCATGTTAGGGCTGTTTTATTTCCACAGTTTCTACACTCTATGTGAAGAAAAACGAAAATTTCCAGCTTTATACAAAATTAAATTTCACATGACTGTGAGATTTACATAGTTCACAAAAGTTAATTCAGTAATTTTCACTATCACAGGAAATTAGTTCAGCAACCACAAAGTACATAATCTGGCCCCATTGACAACACCTTTCTCTAGTGAAAGTTAATCAAAATTGGTGACCACATGTCAGCATTTGGTGACAAGTCAACACTAAGTTAACACATGCAAAGCAACTTGCCAATTCTAATGCTTACATATAATATGAACGTAGAGGGCctgaaccaaggttcgcaataccgtatcgtaccagagtttcgacctgggctcggtaccggtacggtacggtataccgctcggtacacccaggtgtaccgagcggtatattcaggcgtgtcgAGCACTGTAGCATATGGtccgcggaccggtacgtaccgcccgtaccgggcggtacggatcggtactgcaaaccatggccTGAACACAAGAGAAGACAGTGAATTTCTCGAGGACAAACTAGTTCAAATTTTTTGTAAAATATCCATGAACAAAGAAAAGAATGTTCAAGTAAGACAATTCAAGCTATAATGTAAGTGTACCACCACTGGCTAATAATAGCCATAATGTAAGAACTAGTTCAGATCTTTTGTAGAACATCCATGAACAAAGAATAGAATATTGATCAAATAAAACAATTTACGTCATAATGTAAGCGAGACTACCGCTGGCTGATAACAGTGTTTTATCAACCTAAGGTGCAAAATCTAGCTAATGGACTTGCAGCAAATCCTCTGGATGGAAATTCAATAAAGATGTAAAATAAAAAGTAATTCACTCAATTGGCTAAACAAatcatattttctttaaaaaacacTTTCTTCACCCTTATGATTAATGATAATACTAAAATATATGAGTCTATCACTGCAGATTGTTTCAAGGAGGATCCTTATAAAAACACAAATCTCTTTAAAAGACAGTCAATGGTCAGTGGAGGGGTAAAATGTTTTTAGCAAACCTAGCttccagaaaagaaaaagatctcCTTTTAGCAACAATACATCAGATTTTATATGAGATTGGAACAACAAATAACTACTGCTAGAAGAAGacccattataaatataatatcttaAAAGACTTAAATAATGTTTACCATCATCATCTCGACTTCCAAAATATCAACAACCGAAACTTTCTCCTGAACCCAAAAGGTTATGCAGACACCTAAATTTGAACCACTATTTAATATACATTATCAGTGAAGACCAACCTGACATAGttcaaacttaaaactgcatatctcTACAAGCATCAATTTTCAGGAGTAAGAAATGACATCATCAAAAGTACAAAAACCAATTTGTGCAATGATGTTAAAAGCAAAGGATAAACCAGTCAATATACCATGCATCTATCACAAACTCAGACTTGCTGAGCATTTTCTTCTGCAGTGAGAGCAATTCTACCCTTTGTGCACTTGTCGCAGAAAATATCGCCACAATTCCTGCAATGATGCTGAAAGTAAAGAATGGAATTGTCATGCTATATCACAAGGAAAATTGTGATATCAAACAACGTTGAAAAGAAAACTGATTAGATGAAAATCATCACCCTGCGATTGAAAGCTCCAAAATCTGATCCACGTGATGTGCATTTGCTAACAGCTTCATCCGGAACCTAAATGTATGGCAATGCAGGTATGCTTCAACTACTGCAGATCATAAGAATCGTAATAGCAATTCTGAATCAAGGGAAATACAACAATAACTCAAAAATTAAGATACCCAGCTGGCCAGTCAATAATACAGATAGTCTCATTCAGTATACATTGCAAGCCAGATTTACTAATAGCTTCTTTGACCAAAACAACCAGCATAGATGAATACATAAACAAAATACATCACAAAAAAAAGGGACACTTCAGCCTCTCATATGCAGCAAACAATATAAAATCAACAAAGGGCAATAGAGCCAGCACCAGCTCCAGAAACAAATAAGGTTTTAAGTCACAAAAACAAATGAAAGTATCTCTAGAATAATCATTTTTTCACACCAACAAATATCAAGTTGAAAAAATTCTTTAATAACCAAAGAAAAAGCATCTAAACTTACCCAGCGATCTTTCTCCCCATTAGCAGGTTTAATCAAGTTCATCCAGTCCACCAAACTTTTTTTCCTTTCAGCTGATTGATCAGATACCTTGCTAGCATCAGCAGCTTCTTCGCCTCTGGTTAGGCTACCATTTCCACCCATCTCCTTAAGCTACAATTTTTTGTCACATTAATTAATTTGTAAACAAAAAACATATTTGCACAAATGAcattgaaatacataaaaagataCTATGGAAACATGTAAAGATTACagccaaaa
The window above is part of the Musa acuminata AAA Group cultivar baxijiao chromosome BXJ1-1, Cavendish_Baxijiao_AAA, whole genome shotgun sequence genome. Proteins encoded here:
- the LOC103975025 gene encoding LOW QUALITY PROTEIN: protein FREE1 (The sequence of the model RefSeq protein was modified relative to this genomic sequence to represent the inferred CDS: substituted 1 base at 1 genomic stop codon); the encoded protein is MGGNGSLTRGEEAADASKVSDQSAERKKSLVDWMNLIKPANGEKDRWVPDEAVSKCTSRGSDFGAFNRRHHCRNCGDIFCDKCTKGRIALTAEENAQQVXVCDRCMAKVSQRLSNAKKAVSKPAGLQSHEDLVRRLQEELNKNRKSGSNFDESWKPMREVACPICTVHLQVQVPASGSQTIECGVCQHPFLVSAD